In Anolis carolinensis isolate JA03-04 unplaced genomic scaffold, rAnoCar3.1.pri scaffold_14, whole genome shotgun sequence, the following proteins share a genomic window:
- the bcan gene encoding brevican core protein isoform X3: MMASLLVFFSALAPFAPLATGFQFFRENTDDLKALRVSIARHPPPRAVLAGTLTLPCRVTFLRPMATPPGLPRVKWSFLWEGQEAEVLVARGAKVKLGPGYEGRAALPFYLDDPSDATLTLDHLRSNDSGIFRCHVQHGIEDGHDALEVKVKGVVFLYREGSSRYAYTFAEAQEACARIEAQIASPEQLHAAYLGGYEQCDAGWIADQTVRYPIQTPREACYGDMESFPGVRNYGVVDPEDQYDVYCYVEELYGELFVVSSPQRFSWPEGQEACQALGASVATTGQLYAAWSQGLDHCNPGWLADRSARYPIVAPREKCGGSVPGVKTLFRFRNQTGFPDPQTSRYDVFCFREDSPASPEALASESKIVTVTERMEELRLPPALGPGPAKESRGAIYAMPLPREDPSPQAPHPAQAPPGGAHPGTERGCHLALPGQEAARPVGCKERHPDTEEETGPEENGGESDSEDEWMMHPLQIEEEEEDEDDEEEGLLVGTTDTTVVSSEASPSLSNDNNSSVSKEDDDAEMQGRGRDPTDDPSEAFSVLPLEQMDKEASVHYGQSQEEEEEASGTPMVQPSSVFMNGPRWLQPAAATVTVPSLSHHNEDDEEEVTTAMVSLGRHDEEVVTSAVVSLDHNGDDDVVTTTVGHGNDDEVVTAAVVSLDHDDDDDVVTTTVGHDDDDDDDDEVTTAVVSLDHDADDDIVTTTVGHDNDIVTAAVVSLGQHNNDAGSHQEQEYDPSTSSDPLTTGLTPSQEDPGPTSTEEEEEEEEDLSGHPSLTRPSFADHLTSARPILPTQRASLGSRAAAGGVVSGDCLLREEPCLNGGTCAEDGERLTCLCLPGYGGDACQDELEHCPPGWEAFQGSCYRHFPRRRSWEEAEAQCRAQGAHLASVATPEEQDFLNSRPPTDRYKEYQWIGLNDRTIEGDFQWSDGSPMLYENWHPGQPDSYFLSGENCAVIVWHDQGQWSDVPCNYHLSFTCKMGLVWCGPPPEVSGARVFGKPKARYEAGSVVRYRCRGGLRQRHSPLARCQEDGQWEEPRVTCRTGLMETLRNTDPDGPDHRNHHDAF, encoded by the exons ATGATGGCCTCCTTGCTGGTCTTCTTCTCCGCCTTGGCCCCTTTTGCCCCACTCGCAACAGGGTTCCAGTTCTTCAGGGAAAACACAG ATGACCTCAAGGCCCTGAGGGTCTCCATCGCACGGCACCCTCCTCCCAGGGCGGTTCTGGCCGGCACCTTGACCCTCCCTTGCCGCGTGACCTTCCTCCGGCCGATGGCCACTCCGCCTGGGCTGCCCCGGGTGAAGTGGTCCTTCCTGTGGGAGGGGCAGGAGGCGGAGGTGCTGGTGGCCCGGGGGGCAAAGGTGAAGCTCGGTCCGGGCTACGAGGGCCGGGCGGCGCTGCCCTTCTACCTGGACGACCCTTCGGACGCCACGCTGACCCTCGACCACCTGCGCAGCAACGACTCCGGCATCTTCCGCTGCCACGTCCAGCACGGCATCGAGGACGGGCACGACGCCCTGGAGGTCAAGGTCAAAG GGGTGGTCTTCCTCTACCGAGAAGGATCCTCCCGTTACGCGTACACCTTTGCAGAGGCCCAGGAGGCCTGCGCCCGCATCGAGGCCCAGATCGCCAGCCCCGAGCAGCTCCACGCGGCCTACCTGGGCGGATACGAGCAGTGCGACGCCGGATGGATTGCCGACCAGACCGTCAG GTACCCCATCCAGACCCCGCGGGAGGCCTGTTACGGGGACATGGAGAGCTTCCCGGGCGTCCGCAACTACGGCGTGGTCGACCCCGAAGACCAGTACGACGTCTACTGCTACGTGGAGGAGCTCTATG GAGAGCTCTTTGTGGTCAGCTCCCCGCAGCGGTTCTCGTGGCCGGAGGGTCAGGAGGCGTGCCAGGCGCTGGGGGCTTCGGTGGCCACCACCGGTCAGCTCTACGCGGCCTGGAGCCAAGGCCTGGACCACTGCAACCCGGGCTGGCTGGCCGACCGCAGCGCCCGCTACCCCATCGTGGCCCCGCGGGAGAAGTGCGGGGGGTCCGTCCCCGGGGTCAAGACCCTCTTCCGCTTCCGCAACCAGACCGGCTTCCCGGACCCACAGACCAGCCGATACGACGTCTTCTGCTTCCGAg AAGACAGCCCGGCATCGCCTGAAGCTCTGGCGTCCGAGTCCAAGATCGTGACGGTGACGGAGCGGATGGAGGAGCTGCGCCTGCCCCCCGCCCTGGGGCCCGGCCCGGCCAAGGAGTCCCGGGGGGCCATCTACGCCATGCCCCTCCCCCGGGAGGACCCCTCCCCACAGGCCCCCCACCCGGCCCAGGCCCCGCCCGGGGGGGCCCACCCGGGCACAGAGCGGGGGTGCCACCTCGCCCTCCCcggacaggaagcagccaggcccgTGGGCTGCAAGGAGAGACACCCGGACACAG AGGAGGAGACCGGCCCCGAGGAGAACGGAGGAGAGTCTGATTCGGAGGACGAGTGGATGATGCATCCCTTGCaaatagaagaggaggaggaagatgaggatgatgaggaggaaGGCCTGCTTGTTGGGACCACGGACACCACAGTGGTCAGCAGCGAGGCCTCTCCGTCCCTGAGCAACGACAACAACAGCAGCGTCTCCAAGGAGGACGATGATGCGGAGATGCAGGGAAGGGGTCGCGACCCCACAGATGACCCCTCCGAAGCCTTCTCCGTCCTCCCTTTGGAGCAGATGGACAAGGAGGCCTCTGTCCACTACGGTCAGTctcaagaggaagaggaagaggcttCTGGGACCCCGATGGTCCAGCCTTCCAGTGTTTTCATGAATGGTCCACGGTGGCTCCAGCCGGCTGCGGCCACTGTCACTGTGCCCAGTTTGAGTCATCACAATGAAGACGATGAAGAAGAAGTGACCACTGCTATGGTCAGTTTGGGTCGTCATGATGAAGAAGTAGTGACCAGTGCTGTGGTCAGTTTGGatcataatggtgatgatgatgtagTGACCACTACTGTGGGTCATGGTAATGATGATGAAGTAGTGACCGCTGCTGTGGTCAGTTTGGatcatgatgacgatgatgatgtaGTGACCACTACTGTgggtcatgatgatgatgatgatgatgatgatgaagtgaCCACTGCTGTGGTCAGTTTGGATCATGATGCCGATGATGATATAGTGACCACTACTGTGGGTCATGATAATGATATAGTGACCGCTGCTGTGGTCAGTTTGGGTCAACATAACAACGACGCTGGGTCCCACCAAGAGCAGGAATATGATCCCTCGACCTCGAGTGACCCCTTGACCACAGGCTTGACCCCAAGCCAAGAAGATCCAGGTCCAACTTCcaccgaagaggaggaggaagaagaagaagacctctCCGGCCACCCTTCCTTGACGCGGCCATCCTTTGCTGACCACTTGACCAGCGCTCGGCCCATTTTGCCCACCCAGAGGGCCAGTCTGGGCAGCCGGGCAGCGGCCGGAGGGGTCGTCTCAg GTGACTGCCTTCTGCGGGAGGAGCCTTGCCTCAACGGAGGCACCTGCGCCGAGGACGGGGAGCGGCTCACCTGCCTCTGCCTACCTGGATACGGAGGGGACGCCTGCCAGGACG AGCTGGAGCATTGCCCACCCGGGTGGGAGGCCTTCCAGGGCTCCTGCTACAGGCATTTCCCGCGTCGGCGGAGCTGGGAGGAGGCGGAGGCGCAGTGCCGGGCGCAGGGGGCCCACCTGGCCAGCGTGGCCACCCCCGAGGAGCAGGACTTCCTCAACAGTAGGCCACCCACAG ATCGCTACAAGGAGTATCAGTGGATCGGCCTGAATGACCGGACCATCGAGGGGGACTTCCAGTGGTCCGACGGCAGCCCTatg CTGTACGAGAACTGGCACCCGGGTCAGCCGGACAGCTACTTCTTGTCCGGAGAGAACTGTGCGGTCATCGTGTGGCACGACCAGGGCCAGTGGAGCGACGTGCCCTGCAACTACCACCTCTCCTTCACCTGCAAGATGGGCCTCG